A window from Drosophila kikkawai strain 14028-0561.14 chromosome 2L, DkikHiC1v2, whole genome shotgun sequence encodes these proteins:
- the LOC138928527 gene encoding histone H2A, with amino-acid sequence MSGRGKGGKVKGKAKSRSNRAGLQFPVGRIHRLLRKGNYAERVGAGAPVYLAAVMEYLAAEVLELAGNAARDNKKTRIIPRHLQLAIRNDEELNKLLSGVTIAQGGVLPNIQAVLLPKKTEKKA; translated from the coding sequence atgtcTGGTCGTGGAAAAGGTGGCAAAGTTAAGGGAAAGGCAAAGTCCCGGTCCAACCGTGCCGGACTTCAGTTCCCTGTCGGCCGTATCCATCGTCTGCTCCGCAAGGGCAACTACGCCGAGCGCGTCGGTGCCGGCGCTCCAGTTTACCTTGCTGCCGTGATGGAATATCTGGCCGCTGAGGTTCTCGAGTTGGCTGGCAATGCTGCTCGTGACAACAAGAAGACGAGGATCATCCCGCGTCATCTGCAGCTGGCCATCCGCAACGACGAAGAGTTGAACAAGCTGCTCTCCGGCGTCACCATTGCCCAGGGAGGTGTGTTGCccaacatccaggctgttctgttgcccaagaagaccgagaagaaggcttaa
- the LOC138929635 gene encoding histone H2B, with protein MPPKTSGKAAKKAGKAQKNITKNDKKKKRKRKESYAIYIYKVLKQVHPDTGISSKAMSIMNSFVNDIFERIAAEASRLAHYNKRSTITSREIQTAVRLLLPGELAKHAVSEGTKAVTKYTSSK; from the coding sequence atgccgCCTAAAACCAGTGGAAAGGCAGCCAAGAAGGCTGGCAAGGCCCAGAAGAACATCACTAAGAacgacaagaagaagaagcggaaGAGGAAGGAGAGCTATGCTATCTACATCTACAAGGTCCTGAAGCAGGTCCATCCCGACACTGGCATTTCCTCGAAGGCGATGAGCATCATGAACAGCTTTGTGAATGACATCTTCGAGCGCATTGCTGCCGAGGCTTCTCGTCTGGCGCACTACAACAAGCGCTCGACCATCACCAGTCGGGAAATCCAAACTGCTGTTCGTCTGCTCCTGCCCGGAGAGTTGGCAAAGCACGCCGTCAGTGAGGGAACCAAGGCTGTCACCAAGTACACCAGCTCCAAGTAA
- the LOC121502569 gene encoding histone H1-like, translating to MSDSAVATSASPVAAPPAPVEKKVAAKKASGSGATKAKKAAVPPSHPPTQQMVDASIKNLKERGGSSLLAIKKYITATYKCDAQKLAPFIKKYLKSAVANGKLIQTKGKGASGSFKLSASAKKEPKPKVAAAEKKVKSKKVVTKKAGATAKKAAGAADKKPKAKKAVATKKTAEKKKTEKAKAKDAKKTGVVKAKPAAAKAKPAAAKPKAAKAPKAKAAASAKPKKAVKKATAPATAKKPKAKTTASKK from the coding sequence ATGTCCGACTCTGCAGTGGCAACATCCGCGTCCCCAGTGGCTGCCCCACCAGCGCCAGTTGAGAAGAAGGTGGCCGCCAAAAAGGCATCTGGTTCAGGAGCTAccaaggccaagaaggcaGCAGTTCCACCATCACATCCGCCAACTCAACAAATGGTGGATGCTTCCATCAAGAACTTGAAGGAGCGTGGTGGCTCATCGCTTCTGGCaatcaagaaatatatcaCTGCCACCTACAAATGCGACGCCCAGAAACTGGCTCCATTCATCAAGAAGTACTTGAAGTCCGCAGTGGCTAATGGAAAGCTGATCcaaacaaagggaaagggtgcgtctggttccttcaaactgtcggcctctgccaaaaaggagcccaagccaaaggttgcggctgctgagaaaaaagtcaaaagcaaGAAGGTAGTCACCAAGAAAGCCGGAGCCACCGCAAAGAAAGCCGCCGGAGCTGCTGACAAGAAACCCAAGGCTAAGAAGGCCGTTGCCACCAAGAAGACTgccgagaagaagaaaactgagaaggcaaaggccaaggatgccaagaaaactggagtcgtaaaggcaaagccagcagcagcaaaggctaagccggccgccgcgaagccaaaggcagccaaggcacCGAAGGCCAAGGCAGCAGCGTCCGCCAAGCCTAAGAAGGCAGTGAAGAAAGCAACTGCTCCGGCTACCGCTAAGAAGCCGAAAGCCAAGACCACGGCGTCGAAGAAGTAA
- the LOC138927905 gene encoding histone H3, with protein sequence MARTKQTARKSTGGKAPRKQLATKAARKSAPATGGVKKPHRYRPGTVALREIRRYQKSTELLIRKLPFQRLVREIAQDFKTDLRFQSSAVMALQEASEAYLVGLFEDTNLCAIHAKRVTIMPKDIQLARRIRGERA encoded by the coding sequence atggcccGTACCAAGCAGACCGCTCGCAAATCGACTGGTGGCAAGGCGCCACGCAAACAACTGGCAACCAAGGCCGCTCGCAAGAGTGCCCCAGCCACCGGTGGTGTGAAGAAGCCCCATCGCTATCGCCCCGGAACTGTGGCTCTGCGTGAGATCCGTCGCTACCAGAAGAGTACCGAGCTGCTGATCCGCAAGCTGCCTTTCCAGCGCTTGGTGCGTGAAATCGCTCAGGACTTCAAGACTGACCTGCGCTTCCAGAGCTCGGCCGTGATGGCTCTGCAGGAAGCTAGCGAAGCCTACCTGGTTGGTCTCTTTGAAGATACCAACTTGTGTGCCATCCACGCCAAGCGAGTCACAATCATGCCCAAGGACATCCAGCTGGCCCGTCGTATCCGTGGCGAGCGTGCTTAA
- the LOC138928529 gene encoding histone H4 — protein sequence MTGRGKGGKGLGKGGAKRHRKVLRDNIQGITKPAIRRLARRGGVKRISGLIYEETRGVLKVFLENVIRDAVTYTEHAKRKTVTAMDVVYALKRQGRTLYGFGG from the coding sequence atgaCTGGTCGCGGTAAAGGAGGCAAAGGCTTGGGAAAAGGTGGCGCCAAGCGTCATCGCAAAGTGCTGCGTGATAACATCCAGGGTATCACAAAGCCAGCCATCCGTCGTCTGGCTCGGCGTGGCGGCGTGAAGCGCATTTCGGGACTCATTTACGAGGAAACCCGTGGTGTTCTGAAGGTGTTTTTGGAGAACGTGATCCGTGATGCCGTCACCTACACTGAACACGCCAAGAGGAAGACCGTCACAGCCATGGACGTCGTCTACGCCCTGAAGAGACAAGGCCGCACCCTGTACGGTTTCGGCGGTTAA
- the LOC121502590 gene encoding uncharacterized protein DDB_G0286447-like, with protein MGKKYKTPKSPKSPKKGHQADMAEGEGISTAPATQTSAAASTAAAATMEATTTNAALALSATPAAASINETISVTLPHQTQRGKRKHHSDTSAATSSANNSGSDGSSSDDGMISDGLHNGSNDGIHYESDNNNNNAVPKTNNSSNGCTSCIDNNNNTDKVLIDKEELLSLRTEIYLLRQRLANVERGSNIKQQLASLGLAGNIQQFEGNKFAPLFEDDHEEDDEMSEANEDICNYDAEFPTLMGSGENNSSSNGSNYKNNNSNNNSGKIVKKNNNKNNNKRQSPPAQPNSSTNKYKIKINKSSNNIHGQSPPAESMDVDDDGNINYIDSSDDDDAELDEILGPRLAALRAAAASAKAAATKSTSTSAIAAAKTAAAAKSSTGAAFKAAQQKQQSTTAAAVAAIKTKMPIIAVYNAEPKAITAVGANIVNVSPTQTDDGKWQGADDIGFTNVNQVFDENPLRKIV; from the exons ATGGGCAAGAAATATAAAACTCCAAAAAGTCCCAAGAGCCCGAAAAAAGGCCACCAAGCTGATATGGCCGAGGGTGAGGGCATATCGACGGCTCCTGCCACACAAACCAGTGCAGCTGCCTCAACTGCGGCCGCAGCCACTAtggaagcaacaacaacaaacgcagCGCTGGCACTCTCTGCGACACCAGCAGCGGCAAGCATCAACGAAACGATTAGTGTGACCCTCCCCCACCAAACACAAAGGGGTAAGAGGAAGCATCACAGCGACACGTCTGCAGCTACGTCAAGCGCCAACAACAGTGGCagcgacggcagcagcagtgacGACGGAATGATCAGCGACGGCCTCCACAACGGAAGCAACGATGGCATCCACTACGaaagcgacaacaacaacaacaatgccgTTCCGaaaaccaacaacagcagcaacggcTGCACCAGCTGcatcgacaacaacaacaacacggaCAAAGTCCTCATCGATAAGGAGGAGCTACTCAGCCTCCGCACGGAGATCTACCTACTGCGCCAACGTCTGGCAAACGTGGAAAGAGGCTCCAATATAAAACAGCAGCTGGCTAGCCTGGGGCTAGCTGGCAACATCCAGCAATTCGAAGGCAACAAGTTTGCACCACTCTTCGAAGATGACCACGAAGAAGACGACGAAATGTCTGAAGCCAATGAAGACATTTGCAACTATGACGCCGAATTCCCAACACTTATGGGTAGTGGcgaaaacaacagcagcagcaacggcagcaactataaaaacaacaatagcaacaacaacagcggaaaaatagttaaaaagaacaacaacaaaaacaacaacaaaaggcagAGCCCTCCCGCACAGCCAAATTCATctacaaacaaatacaaaataaaaatcaacaaaagcagcaacaacatccaTGGGCAGAGCCCTCCTGCAGAGTCCATGGATGTCGACGACGATGGAAACATCAATTACATCGACAGcagcgatgatgatgacgccGAGCTGGATGAAATTCTGGGGCCGCGACTAGCTGCACTGcgagcagcagcggcatcaGCGAAAGCGGCAGCTACAAAGTCTACATCTACATCAGCAATAGCAGCAGCTAAAACAGCAGCGGCCGCTAAATCTTCAACTGGAGCAGCATTTAAGGCGGcgcaacaaaagcagcaatcaacaacagcagcagcagtagcagctaTAAAAACCAAGATGCCGATAATAGCAGTCTACAATGCAGAACCAAAAGCAATTACGG CTGTCGGAGCAAATATAGTTAACGTCAGTCCAACCCAAACAGATGATGGTAAATGGCAAGGTGCCGATGATATCGGTTTCACCAACGTCAACCAGGTATTTGATGAAAACCCATTGAGAAAAATAGTGTGA
- the LOC121502597 gene encoding histone H1-like, protein MSDSAVATSASPVAAPPAPVEKKVAAKKASGSGATKAKKAAVPPSHPPTQQMVDASIKNLKERGGSSLLAIKKYITATYKPKVAAAEKKVKSKKVVTKKAGATAKKAAGAADKKPKAKKAVATKKTAEKKKTEKAKAKDAKKTGVVKAKPAAAKAKPAAAKPKAAKAPKAKAAASAKPKKAVKKATAPATAKKPKAKTTASKK, encoded by the coding sequence ATGTCCGACTCTGCAGTGGCAACATCCGCGTCCCCAGTGGCTGCCCCACCAGCGCCAGTTGAGAAGAAGGTGGCCGCCAAAAAGGCATCTGGTTCAGGAGCTAccaaggccaagaaggcaGCAGTTCCACCATCACATCCGCCAACTCAACAAATGGTGGATGCTTCCATCAAGAACTTGAAGGAGCGTGGTGGCTCATCGCTTCTGGCaatcaagaaatatatcaCTGCCACCTACAAGCCAAAGGTTGCGGCTGCTgagaaaaaagtcaaaagcaaGAAGGTAGTCACCAAGAAAGCCGGAGCCACCGCAAAGAAAGCCGCCGGAGCTGCTGACAAGAAACCCAAGGCTAAGAAGGCCGTTGCCACCAAGAAGACTgccgagaagaagaaaactgagaaggcaaaggccaaggatgccaagaaaactggagtcgtaaaggcaaagccagcagcagcaaaggctaagccggccgccgcgaagccaaaggcagccaaggcacCGAAGGCCAAGGCAGCAGCGTCCGCCAAGCCTAAGAAGGCAGTGAAGAAAGCAACTGCTCCGGCTACCGCTAAGAAGCCGAAAGCCAAGACCACGGCGTCGAAGAAGTAA
- the LOC121502575 gene encoding histone H2A translates to MSGRGKGGKVKGKAKSRSNRAGLQFPVGRIHRLLRKGNYAERVGAGAPVYLAAVMEYLAAEVLELAGNAARDNKKTRIIPRHLQLAIRNDEELNKLLSGVTIAQGGVLPNIQAVLLPKKTEKKA, encoded by the coding sequence atgtcTGGTCGTGGAAAAGGTGGCAAAGTTAAGGGAAAGGCAAAGTCCCGGTCCAACCGTGCCGGACTTCAGTTCCCTGTCGGCCGTATCCATCGTCTGCTCCGCAAGGGCAACTACGCCGAGCGCGTCGGTGCCGGCGCTCCAGTTTACCTGGCTGCCGTGATGGAATATCTGGCCGCTGAGGTTCTCGAGTTGGCTGGCAATGCTGCTCGTGACAACAAGAAGACGAGGATCATCCCGCGTCATCTGCAGCTGGCCATCCGCAACGACGAAGAGTTGAACAAGCTGCTCTCCGGCGTCACCATTGCCCAGGGAGGTGTGTTGCccaacatccaggctgttctgttgcccaagaagaccgagaagaaggcttaa
- the LOC121502599 gene encoding histone H3, which produces MARTKQTARKSTGGKAPRKQLATKAARKSAPATGGVKKPHRYRPGTVALREIRRYQKSTELLIRKLPFQRLVREIAQDFKTDLRFQSSAVMALQEASEAYLVGLFEDTNLCAIHAKRVTIMPKDIQLARRIRGERA; this is translated from the coding sequence ATGGCCCGTACCAAGCAGACCGCTCGCAAATCGACTGGTGGCAAGGCGCCACGCAAACAACTGGCAACCAAGGCCGCTCGCAAGAGTGCCCCAGCCACCGGTGGTGTGAAGAAGCCCCATCGCTATCGCCCCGGAACTGTGGCTCTGCGTGAGATCCGTCGCTACCAGAAGAGTACCGAGCTGCTGATCCGCAAGCTGCCTTTCCAGCGCTTGGTGCGTGAAATCGCTCAGGACTTCAAGACTGACCTGCGCTTCCAGAGCTCGGCCGTGATGGCTCTGCAGGAAGCTAGCGAAGCCTACCTGGTTGGTCTCTTTGAAGATACCAACTTGTGTGCCATCCACGCCAAGCGAGTCACAATCATGCCCAAGGACATCCAGCTGGCCCGTCGTATCCGTGGCGAGCGTGCTTAA